The Episyrphus balteatus chromosome 3, idEpiBalt1.1, whole genome shotgun sequence genome segment attggggtaaaaaatgcctaattctgtatgccaaaatattaCTTAAAAGGTTAGGCAGTAAATCTTTGTATATAAACTAGTAAAACAACCGTATGCAGCAGATTTGAGATTTGGTAAAAATCCTTAGAACGTTAGATTCCGCACAGAAATATTTTCGAAATAGAAACGTATTTTTAAGATTCGTTTGAGTGTCGCGTGCTGTTAAGctacttttttttactgtataTTCCTTGTAGTTATTTCTATGAacgcttgataaaaaaaacattaaaaaatccatttagtatcaaaacaaaaataaataaatcgacTACAAGAATAtacataacataaaaaaaaacttttaacaatTGATTGTTAATTGTTTGACAAATTTCTAATAATATTGTTGTTTTAGGGTCTTGTGATCGCTGGTTTGAGTGATTTGGCGAGGCCAGCAGATCAACTATCAGTACCACAATGTGCGGCTTTAGCAGCAACCGGAATCATTTGGTCACGGTACTCACTTGTCATCATTCCCAAAAACTATAGTTTATTCTCCGTCAATGTATTTGTTGGAGGTGTTCAAGTTGTACAACTCATTAGAGCTTACAATGCCTCCAAGGAAGCAAAATAGAAAGCATGCCAAATATATTAATAAGTCTACAAggtaagtaaaaacaaaaaatattaccatCCCGAAACATtaactttcatatttttttttattccagatAAACATCACGTTAAATATCTTATAGTTATCAAATTTGCGTGTTCTTCTATATGTGATgattaaatttgtaaataaatgagTATACaatcaaaacgaaaaatatataaaacgtAGATTGTTTAACAATGATGAAGCACAATTTAACGGTACTTTAATTAATTCTTAACTTGTTGATTGATTATACAAAAGTGTGCTTAGACCAATATAGAAAttagattataaaaaaatttacgaaGCAACGATTTAATTGTTGTATCTAAACTATATTTACATAAACTTGTGATTAGGTATTATAAAAACCCAATATCATAGATTTATTTATCTATCTTGCCTGTAGTGTGCAAATCTGTGAATATATAAATATtagatatatgtacatataaataAGATGGCGCTACAGTCTGGGTCGCAATTGGCCTATATTATCTATTAGatacaaagttaaaaataagaataatgttTATTGTAAATAAACAGGAAGCAACAACTGTGAACAATAAAATAATTCAGAATTAAGAaacagaacatttttttattttgaatttatttggaATTGATTTTGTTGCCTTTTTAAATACTTTACATATGGGAAGCTGATCTTTACATTGAAAatgattaaatattttgaaatatttttcaatgtacTTTAAGTTTCAAATCTGCATGCTAGTAGTTACTAATTCTTACACAATGCCTGAATGTTAAGCTTGAAAAACGTATAGGTGCTATAAACCAGAAggtaaaaaaagcttttaaacgctttttattttatttcaatacgacatattttcaaaaatgcctAAACATATCAGAATTTGGTTTTGATCCCTAGAGTTTTTGAGCGAGTGTATGAAGCTATACATAACATAATACATAATTGTGTGTcctagtaaaaataaaaatttaatttaaaaaaaaatctttaatcttTAAATTGACATAGATACAATTGCACTAGGTATTACTAAACATCACGTTAACAATCACGACAGTACACcggggtgtatgcgtactattttatttgtttattgttcTAATACACTTCTTTTCAACAGAATAAGTACACAACTTTGCAAATTATCAGTATTTGATGTTTCTTCACAGtgtatgtaatgtatgtgaAATAACGATTTTTTGCTGTCAACTCATTGTTCAAGATGTTACCAAAATCAACGAAAAGAATCATTAAAAacgattatttttttactttgatttttttgtttcaacagAAAAGGTACAGGTACAGAATAATGAAAAGTACTGCATAGAACaaatttaaaccatttttatactaaaaaatatgttatttattattatgtattaAGAAAGAGATAATGTAGACAACTATACACATTCATGTCTAATAGTAAATTTTTACtctgttatatattttttttatgaaatccaTCTTAATCACTTTCTAGGTTTGTTAAATGGTGGGTTAgaaggattttttattttcaaagtgatAATAACCTTTGTT includes the following:
- the LOC129916672 gene encoding mitochondrial pyruvate carrier 2-like, coding for MASAGTSVPPPAAAAPPPPPPPPASTAGKGIPSKIYNALIGRVDKVVPDKLRPLWQHPAGPKTVFFWAPAFKWGLVIAGLSDLARPADQLSVPQCAALAATGIIWSRYSLVIIPKNYSLFSVNVFVGGVQVVQLIRAYNASKEAK